The following proteins are co-located in the Myxococcus fulvus genome:
- a CDS encoding YXWGXW repeat-containing protein — protein MSPRSWLWMVALLSAPVVQAQTTPVPAADPSYDGREYGEGEFDDDSEEEIAPMAPQPPPALPTEQPSRRPYAGAVWASGHWYWDGDEWRFNQGTWLAPMDGYQFVNGYWEEDRGAWYWVSGGWARRGTTEVEIPIAVSSEALTVQQAPPAPRQEVRPAAPSADLTWEPGYWYWSGNNWDWVDGTWASPPRAGLVFVSPRWVQRGLSWHFVSGGWAPRGSLHVTVPVFRHARVSVRWGHPNYFAHTWYRAPAVRYYYHRPWRASGHYYRHDRVWRSPTYYHRASPGPGRPGYHRRDDSWRGRDDRWKSHNRGPERHERWRAPSHRSSPRGHEATPVRGGDRNRGGRGGGWGDGDRRR, from the coding sequence ATGAGTCCTCGAAGCTGGCTCTGGATGGTGGCCCTGCTGTCGGCCCCGGTGGTTCAGGCGCAGACGACGCCAGTGCCCGCCGCGGACCCCTCGTACGACGGCCGCGAGTACGGCGAAGGCGAGTTCGACGACGACTCCGAGGAGGAGATTGCCCCCATGGCGCCCCAGCCTCCTCCGGCGCTGCCCACGGAGCAGCCCTCGCGCAGGCCCTATGCCGGCGCCGTGTGGGCCTCCGGGCACTGGTACTGGGACGGCGACGAGTGGCGCTTCAACCAGGGCACGTGGCTGGCCCCCATGGACGGCTACCAGTTCGTGAACGGCTACTGGGAGGAGGACCGGGGGGCCTGGTACTGGGTCTCCGGCGGCTGGGCGCGGCGGGGCACCACCGAGGTGGAGATTCCCATCGCCGTGTCCTCCGAGGCCCTCACCGTGCAGCAGGCGCCTCCCGCGCCGCGCCAGGAAGTCCGCCCGGCCGCGCCCTCCGCCGACCTCACCTGGGAGCCCGGCTACTGGTACTGGTCCGGCAACAACTGGGACTGGGTGGATGGCACGTGGGCCTCTCCGCCGCGCGCGGGCCTGGTCTTCGTCTCGCCCCGCTGGGTGCAGCGCGGCCTGTCCTGGCACTTCGTCAGCGGAGGCTGGGCGCCGCGCGGCTCGCTGCACGTCACCGTGCCCGTCTTCCGCCACGCCCGCGTGTCCGTGCGCTGGGGCCACCCCAACTACTTCGCGCACACGTGGTACCGCGCGCCGGCCGTCCGCTACTACTACCACCGCCCGTGGCGCGCCTCCGGCCACTACTACCGGCATGACCGCGTCTGGCGCTCGCCGACCTACTACCACCGCGCCTCGCCGGGCCCTGGCCGCCCCGGCTACCACCGCCGCGACGACTCGTGGCGCGGCCGCGATGACCGCTGGAAGAGCCACAACCGCGGGCCGGAGCGCCACGAGCGCTGGCGCGCCCCCAGCCACCGCTCCTCGCCCCGCGGCCACGAGGCCACGCCCGTCCGCGGCGGCGACCGCAACCGCGGCGGACGCGGCGGCGGCTGGGGAGACGGCGACCGCCGGCGCTAG
- a CDS encoding DUF3858 domain-containing protein — MRTFRRGLTAFALVAGLTGCSHSPTTSVAPRVLESAAEKARSGTDEARTLAFAGFHAYLMEGDAAAAQQRFDAAVAKDPADPYALIGQHLLARRAGRPDRALVAALEVVTRAPTHPLALIGARYALDTVGTAPPLDEAILAAAQKALASGASGETAYLLRGTRLSVAVTRGDLKARDAVLKELGGVSEATLVGPFSAFHVLSWDEAWPTGQGGSLAGPFTGAFGALPARKLLAPDGRLDLGGEPGEGDVYLMAFDAEVPEAATYVARSVSAASHQVVVDGTPVLERAAWTLATSTVTSRAVKLSAGKHRIIVRQLKGGTSGVLSFSLLREDGQPANVRFTAATGPAPATWGSAPSLAEAKGVYPTAKSIKDALSGEAGELLSTFLAARDGLARDADGARRLMADVDATTPALLALRAEVAAADRTVPSKVARGRATRDLEALLSKDTTNVAAMLLRADLFMDDGQAASALETLKTASEAVQPPGFPLFLMRARAALTLDVDALAEESLAAALQLQPQLCEALGLQYNLARRRDAVERSNTLVEAQKDCPGVAARRADHARTRGDLEAAAREYAQLLARDPTSVSAGTSLSSLYVGLRRHDDAIAVLEKLAVTWPRNTELLKRMADVREYSGKSAEALALREKALALEGDDLSLRRAVERAKTGKELLQEFAIDGQEALRSYDAEPVTGGAAVFVLDAAAVRVYPDGSIVNRIHTIQKALEQSGVQEIAEVNVPRGAQVLALRTLKADGRVLEPENIEGKDTVSLPGVQVGDSVQVEYLLAESPRGPAQPGFTASAFYFQIANQPNAWTTYTVAAPKGTGMKVDAHAMKAPQPTVKGDEEVFHYEARRVPPFIPEPDAPPSGNEYLPFVMVGAGATGNDSLARVYGDAFQERWARTSEVVRFTREATQGKEGLEAVKALHAAVMQRFSGRDNGLGQSAASTVAQDRGSRLTVLKAGLEELGIPSRVAAVRTFNVDPAEYLFPNDSLLPYAALRVEVPGSEPVWVDTSVRYGPFGELPEFAMGELPAYLLPEPGRKLEVVKTPATKQSTGKQVRLTLSLDADGKMTGKGEETYTGFEAAQLAEAFNQLSAESRNQALQGAVARYFGGAALSSVTLDHKDQVGAPFVLRYEFTVPRFGRLEGGNRMALGPLTFPAQLGRRYVQLSSRRTPLYIDNTEASSTQVTLSLPSGWRLPDPQPPIDVKNPFGHFTRTEKQEGATLTITESLRLPRARVAPRQYEQFAGFTGDVDLIQTREMFLVKQ; from the coding sequence ATGCGCACCTTCCGCCGCGGCCTGACCGCGTTCGCACTCGTCGCCGGCCTCACGGGCTGCTCCCACTCCCCCACCACCAGCGTCGCGCCGCGCGTGCTGGAGAGCGCCGCGGAGAAGGCGCGCTCCGGCACGGACGAGGCGCGCACGCTCGCCTTCGCCGGCTTCCACGCGTACCTGATGGAAGGCGACGCGGCGGCGGCGCAGCAGCGCTTCGACGCCGCCGTGGCGAAGGACCCGGCGGACCCCTACGCCCTCATCGGCCAGCACCTGCTCGCGCGCCGCGCGGGGCGGCCGGACCGGGCGCTCGTGGCCGCGCTGGAGGTGGTGACGCGCGCGCCCACACACCCCCTGGCGCTCATCGGCGCGCGCTACGCGCTGGACACCGTGGGCACCGCGCCGCCCCTGGACGAGGCCATCCTCGCGGCGGCGCAGAAGGCGCTCGCGTCGGGCGCGTCGGGCGAGACGGCGTACCTGCTGCGCGGCACGCGGCTGTCGGTCGCGGTGACGCGCGGGGACCTCAAGGCGCGCGACGCGGTGCTCAAGGAGCTGGGCGGCGTGTCCGAGGCGACGCTCGTGGGGCCCTTCTCCGCCTTCCATGTCCTGTCGTGGGACGAGGCGTGGCCCACCGGCCAGGGCGGCTCGCTCGCGGGCCCCTTCACCGGCGCCTTCGGGGCGCTCCCCGCGCGCAAGCTGCTGGCGCCGGACGGCCGGCTGGACCTGGGCGGCGAGCCGGGCGAGGGCGACGTGTACCTCATGGCCTTCGACGCGGAGGTCCCGGAGGCGGCGACCTACGTGGCGCGCTCGGTGAGCGCCGCCTCGCACCAGGTGGTGGTGGACGGCACGCCAGTGCTGGAGCGCGCCGCGTGGACGCTGGCCACCTCCACCGTCACCAGCCGCGCCGTGAAGCTGTCGGCGGGCAAGCACCGCATCATCGTCCGCCAGCTCAAGGGCGGCACCTCCGGCGTGCTGTCGTTCTCGCTGCTGCGCGAGGACGGCCAGCCCGCCAACGTGCGCTTCACGGCGGCCACGGGACCTGCGCCCGCGACGTGGGGCAGCGCCCCCTCGCTGGCCGAGGCCAAGGGCGTGTACCCCACCGCGAAGTCCATCAAGGACGCGCTCTCGGGCGAGGCGGGGGAGCTGCTCTCCACGTTCCTCGCGGCGCGTGACGGCCTGGCGCGCGACGCGGACGGCGCCCGGCGGCTGATGGCGGACGTGGACGCGACGACGCCCGCGCTGCTGGCCCTGCGCGCGGAGGTGGCCGCGGCGGACCGGACGGTGCCCTCCAAGGTGGCGCGCGGCCGGGCCACGCGGGACCTGGAAGCGCTCTTGTCCAAGGACACGACCAACGTGGCCGCGATGCTGCTCCGCGCGGACCTGTTCATGGACGACGGGCAGGCGGCGAGCGCGCTGGAGACCTTGAAGACGGCGAGCGAGGCGGTGCAGCCCCCGGGCTTCCCGCTGTTCCTGATGCGCGCGCGCGCGGCGCTCACGCTGGACGTGGATGCGCTGGCGGAGGAGTCGCTGGCCGCGGCGCTGCAGCTCCAGCCGCAGCTGTGTGAGGCGCTGGGGCTCCAGTACAACCTGGCGCGGCGGCGCGACGCGGTGGAGCGCTCCAACACGCTGGTGGAGGCGCAGAAGGACTGCCCCGGCGTCGCGGCGCGGAGGGCGGACCACGCGCGCACGCGCGGGGATTTGGAGGCCGCCGCGCGCGAGTACGCGCAGCTGCTCGCCAGGGATCCGACGAGCGTGAGCGCGGGCACGTCGCTGTCGAGCCTCTACGTGGGCCTGCGTCGCCACGACGACGCCATCGCCGTGCTGGAGAAGCTGGCGGTGACGTGGCCGCGCAACACGGAGCTGCTCAAGCGCATGGCGGACGTGCGCGAGTACTCGGGCAAGAGCGCGGAGGCGCTCGCGCTGCGCGAGAAGGCGCTGGCGCTGGAGGGCGATGACCTGTCGCTGCGCCGCGCGGTGGAGCGCGCGAAGACGGGCAAGGAGCTGCTGCAGGAGTTCGCCATCGACGGCCAGGAGGCGCTGCGCTCCTACGACGCGGAGCCCGTGACGGGTGGCGCGGCGGTGTTCGTCCTGGATGCCGCGGCGGTGCGCGTGTACCCGGACGGCAGCATCGTCAACCGCATCCACACCATCCAGAAGGCGCTGGAGCAGTCGGGCGTGCAGGAGATCGCGGAGGTCAACGTGCCCCGCGGCGCCCAGGTGCTGGCGCTGCGCACGCTCAAGGCGGACGGGCGCGTGCTCGAGCCGGAGAACATCGAGGGCAAGGACACGGTGAGCCTGCCCGGCGTGCAGGTGGGTGACAGCGTGCAGGTGGAGTACCTGCTGGCGGAGAGCCCGCGCGGCCCCGCGCAGCCGGGCTTCACCGCGTCCGCGTTCTACTTCCAGATCGCCAACCAGCCCAACGCGTGGACCACGTACACGGTGGCCGCGCCCAAGGGCACGGGCATGAAGGTGGACGCGCACGCGATGAAGGCACCCCAGCCCACGGTGAAGGGCGACGAGGAGGTCTTCCACTACGAGGCGCGCCGCGTGCCGCCGTTCATCCCCGAGCCGGACGCGCCGCCCTCCGGCAACGAGTACCTGCCCTTCGTCATGGTGGGCGCGGGCGCCACGGGCAACGACAGCCTGGCGCGCGTCTACGGCGACGCCTTCCAGGAGCGCTGGGCGCGCACCTCGGAGGTCGTCCGGTTCACCCGCGAGGCCACCCAGGGCAAGGAGGGCCTGGAGGCGGTGAAGGCGCTGCACGCGGCGGTGATGCAGCGCTTCTCCGGGCGGGACAACGGCCTGGGCCAGTCCGCGGCGTCCACGGTGGCGCAGGACCGGGGCAGCCGGCTGACGGTGCTCAAGGCGGGCCTGGAGGAGCTGGGCATCCCCTCGCGCGTGGCGGCGGTGCGCACCTTCAACGTGGACCCGGCCGAGTACCTGTTCCCCAACGACAGCCTGCTGCCCTACGCGGCCCTGCGCGTGGAGGTGCCGGGGAGCGAGCCGGTGTGGGTGGACACGTCGGTGCGCTACGGGCCCTTCGGTGAGCTGCCGGAGTTCGCCATGGGCGAGCTGCCGGCGTACCTCTTGCCGGAGCCGGGCAGGAAGCTGGAGGTGGTGAAGACGCCCGCGACGAAGCAGTCCACGGGCAAGCAGGTGCGCCTGACGCTTTCGCTCGACGCCGACGGGAAGATGACCGGCAAGGGCGAGGAGACGTACACGGGCTTCGAGGCGGCGCAGCTGGCGGAGGCCTTCAACCAGCTGTCGGCGGAGAGCCGCAACCAGGCGCTCCAGGGCGCGGTGGCGCGCTACTTCGGCGGCGCGGCGCTCTCCAGCGTCACGCTGGACCACAAGGACCAGGTGGGCGCGCCCTTCGTGCTGCGCTACGAGTTCACCGTGCCGCGCTTCGGACGGCTGGAGGGCGGCAACCGCATGGCGCTGGGGCCCCTCACCTTCCCCGCGCAGCTGGGCCGCCGCTACGTGCAGCTGAGCAGCCGCCGCACGCCGCTCTACATCGACAACACCGAGGCCAGCAGCACGCAGGTGACGTTGTCTTTGCCCTCGGGCTGGAGGCTGCCCGACCCGCAGCCCCCCATCGACGTGAAGAACCCCTTCGGCCACTTCACCCGCACCGAGAAGCAGGAGGGCGCCACGCTCACCATCACGGAGTCGCTGCGGCTGCCCCGCGCGCGCGTCGCGCCCCGCCAGTACGAGCAGTTCGCCGGCTTCACCGGGGACGTGGACCTCATCCAGACCCGGGAGATGTTCCTGGTGAAGCAGTAG